From the genome of Campylobacter concisus, one region includes:
- a CDS encoding peptidase M3, with protein MRWSFDDSYVDFDSEIFTSSFENLKAQNENLVKFLNNSELTKAIISYEEAYKEAASLLAFCRCKSSDNTKDELASKFELKIKEQKAKLDTAKEILFDKFDSLKSDDKIFQSTQFKHIKFLYLEHKNSKSKIRKKSERDFFANLALINFFPLFTNFRHLNNLINISATNKNAKTQSYNLTKCMGILKGSDDEILRKNVFDGLSSHYDKFADLYLDVLNMLHGFRLAKFKAAKVDFLTPSLEENKMSLDTLNAMQEAISKRVEKIRECVRVRASFLGGKSMRSCDLLAPYPLSKHHEISHDEAIKIIKKALKPLGEDNFIELMIDKHWIESDVRENKAGGAFFVSLPKFKQPRIFTTYMNTLSHLIQQAHELGHAWHYYLMRDLPVLSANFPMSLAESASTFNETLLRNELKKDDSLRVEILWQELKSAANFLLHISVRYEFETGFIKLRQQGQVSKKDASDLLKQAWDKFYKDSTSDVEEFLPYFKPHFYKTDNYIYNYPYSVGYLLSQFFLSEFKKDEAKFCKIYKQFLIECGTKSVEELIKKHFKKDTTKCEFWLIGIDEALKNLDEFKKVVAV; from the coding sequence ATGAGATGGAGCTTTGATGATTCTTATGTAGATTTTGATAGCGAAATTTTTACCTCATCGTTTGAAAATCTAAAAGCACAAAATGAAAATTTAGTTAAATTTTTAAACAATAGCGAGCTTACCAAAGCTATCATCTCATACGAAGAAGCATACAAAGAAGCAGCTAGCCTACTCGCATTTTGTCGTTGTAAAAGTAGTGATAATACAAAAGATGAGCTAGCTAGTAAATTTGAGCTAAAAATAAAAGAGCAAAAAGCTAAACTTGATACGGCAAAGGAGATACTTTTTGATAAATTTGATAGCCTAAAAAGTGATGATAAAATTTTTCAAAGTACTCAATTTAAACATATAAAATTTCTATATTTAGAGCATAAAAATAGCAAGAGCAAAATACGAAAAAAGAGTGAAAGAGATTTTTTTGCCAATTTAGCGCTCATAAATTTTTTTCCACTTTTTACAAATTTTAGACATCTAAATAATTTAATAAATATCTCTGCTACCAATAAAAATGCAAAAACACAAAGCTATAATCTTACAAAATGTATGGGTATATTAAAAGGATCAGATGATGAAATTTTACGCAAAAATGTGTTTGATGGTCTGAGCTCTCACTATGATAAATTTGCTGATCTCTACCTTGATGTCTTAAATATGCTTCATGGATTTAGACTGGCTAAATTTAAAGCAGCAAAAGTTGATTTTTTAACTCCAAGCCTTGAAGAAAATAAAATGAGCCTTGACACTTTAAACGCCATGCAAGAAGCCATTAGCAAAAGAGTGGAAAAAATAAGAGAATGCGTAAGAGTAAGAGCTAGCTTTTTAGGTGGCAAAAGTATGAGAAGTTGCGATCTTTTGGCACCTTATCCACTTAGCAAGCATCATGAAATTTCTCATGACGAGGCTATTAAAATCATCAAAAAAGCATTAAAACCACTGGGCGAAGATAATTTTATCGAGCTTATGATAGACAAACACTGGATAGAAAGCGATGTACGAGAAAATAAAGCTGGTGGAGCATTTTTTGTGAGTTTGCCAAAATTTAAGCAACCAAGAATTTTTACCACCTACATGAATACTCTTTCGCACTTAATCCAGCAAGCTCATGAGCTTGGGCATGCTTGGCACTACTACTTGATGCGTGATCTTCCAGTTTTAAGCGCAAATTTTCCAATGAGCTTAGCCGAGAGTGCGAGTACATTTAATGAGACTCTTTTACGAAATGAGCTAAAAAAAGATGACTCACTTAGGGTAGAAATTTTATGGCAGGAGCTAAAAAGCGCTGCAAATTTTTTACTTCATATAAGCGTTAGATATGAGTTTGAGACTGGTTTTATAAAGTTGCGACAACAAGGTCAAGTCAGTAAAAAAGATGCAAGCGATCTTTTAAAACAAGCTTGGGATAAATTTTATAAAGACAGCACGAGCGATGTTGAAGAATTTTTGCCATATTTTAAGCCACATTTTTATAAAACAGATAACTATATCTACAACTATCCTTATAGTGTCGGTTATCTGCTATCACAATTTTTTCTAAGTGAGTTTAAAAAAGATGAAGCAAAATTTTGCAAAATTTATAAACAATTTTTAATAGAGTGTGGCACAAAAAGCGTGGAAGAGCTAATAAAAAAACACTTTAAAAAAGATACAACAAAGTGCGAATTTTGGCTGATTGGTATAGATGAAGCACTAAAAAATTTAGATGAGTTTAAAAAGGTAGTGGCTGTATAA
- a CDS encoding Sua5 YciO YrdC YwlC family protein, whose product MIFLAQTDTTAGFLSKDYKEINKAKMRDENKPCLITTAKFSVLNELVRVPKKYKNFIRHSRKATFLYPNLKAIRVVKECEHEKFLAKFDWLYSSSANKNGQNFNEAWAMSVADEIVDDHFFEDAPSKIYKISRKKIKRLR is encoded by the coding sequence ATGATATTTCTAGCACAAACTGATACGACAGCTGGCTTTTTGAGTAAAGATTATAAAGAGATAAATAAGGCCAAAATGCGTGATGAGAATAAACCTTGCCTTATCACGACGGCAAAATTTAGCGTTTTAAATGAGCTTGTTAGAGTGCCAAAAAAATATAAAAATTTTATACGCCATTCAAGAAAAGCCACATTTTTGTATCCAAATTTAAAGGCTATTAGAGTCGTAAAAGAGTGCGAGCACGAAAAATTTTTAGCTAAATTTGACTGGCTTTATTCAAGTAGTGCGAACAAAAATGGACAAAATTTTAATGAAGCTTGGGCTATGAGCGTGGCTGATGAAATAGTAGATGATCATTTTTTCGAAGATGCTCCATCAAAAATTTATAAAATTTCTCGAAAAAAAATAAAACGTTTAAGATAA
- a CDS encoding DMT family transporter has product MNTHRLGILLTLVGGILWGFSGVCGQYLFSLGINSDFLVPYRLMLAGIVIVIFYAFKEPSAVFAPIKDIKLLGEFLVYALLGLMMTQYAYFYSIELSNAAVATVIQYTAPALILMVICIKEKRVPRKLEILALFLAMLGVFFLSTHAQISSLVISSKALFWCFVSAVCVCVYNLAPARLNAKYSVALTLGWGMIIGGVVLCLYMRVWEFAGLNGINQWLVFIAVITLGTIFAFSFYMIGVKLIGAAKASLLACIEPLSAAFFGYFWLGTKFVFWDFLGFALIISCIFLLSKREKI; this is encoded by the coding sequence ATGAATACTCATCGTCTTGGGATACTTCTTACTTTAGTTGGTGGTATCCTTTGGGGATTTAGTGGGGTTTGTGGGCAGTATCTATTTTCACTTGGTATAAATTCTGATTTTTTGGTGCCATATAGACTGATGCTAGCTGGCATTGTTATTGTGATTTTTTATGCTTTTAAAGAACCAAGTGCCGTTTTTGCTCCGATTAAAGATATAAAGCTTCTTGGCGAGTTTTTAGTCTATGCCCTGCTTGGGCTTATGATGACGCAGTATGCCTACTTTTACTCCATTGAGCTTTCAAATGCCGCAGTAGCAACTGTTATTCAATACACTGCTCCTGCTTTAATTTTAATGGTCATTTGTATAAAAGAAAAACGCGTCCCAAGAAAACTTGAAATTTTAGCTCTATTTTTAGCCATGCTTGGCGTATTTTTCCTGAGCACACATGCGCAAATTTCATCTCTTGTCATTTCGTCAAAGGCATTGTTTTGGTGCTTTGTGAGTGCCGTTTGTGTTTGTGTTTATAATCTTGCTCCAGCAAGACTAAATGCTAAATACTCAGTTGCGCTCACGCTTGGCTGGGGCATGATAATAGGTGGCGTGGTTCTTTGCCTCTATATGAGGGTTTGGGAATTTGCTGGACTTAATGGTATAAATCAATGGCTGGTATTTATTGCTGTTATTACGCTTGGCACCATTTTTGCATTTAGCTTTTATATGATAGGTGTTAAGCTCATAGGCGCAGCAAAAGCTAGTTTATTAGCCTGCATAGAGCCACTAAGCGCAGCATTTTTTGGCTACTTTTGGCTTGGAACAAAATTTGTATTTTGGGATTTTTTAGGATTTGCTCTAATAATCTCTTGTATATTTTTACTATCAAAAAGAGAAAAAATATGA
- a CDS encoding DUF799 domain-containing protein has protein sequence MKNSLKFIAAIFLVVFFTGCSIKEPEPYDYSEFLQKRPHSILVLMPTNDSTEISGPAAVLANTVAPLSEAGYYVFPVALVNDTFKLNGITEPSEIAAVPLNKLDKIFHADSVLYINIKDYGTSYAVISSSTKVVLEAKLIDIKSGATLWQGSAMAAEDSSSGQSSLLGMLVSAVISQVANTISDRSYDLAVMADAYLFSRDCHNCILYGPYSPYYGKDAQLHKDR, from the coding sequence ATGAAAAATAGCCTGAAATTTATAGCCGCTATATTTTTGGTAGTATTTTTTACGGGTTGCTCTATAAAAGAGCCTGAGCCATACGACTACTCAGAATTTTTACAAAAAAGACCTCACTCTATCTTAGTGCTTATGCCAACAAACGATAGTACAGAAATTTCAGGCCCAGCTGCAGTTTTAGCAAATACAGTCGCACCACTAAGTGAGGCAGGATACTACGTATTTCCAGTAGCTCTTGTAAATGATACCTTTAAGCTAAATGGCATAACCGAGCCAAGCGAGATCGCAGCCGTGCCACTAAATAAGCTTGATAAAATTTTTCATGCTGATAGTGTGCTTTACATAAACATAAAAGATTATGGTACGAGCTATGCAGTCATCTCAAGCTCGACAAAGGTTGTCCTTGAAGCAAAGCTTATCGATATAAAAAGCGGCGCTACTCTTTGGCAAGGCAGTGCTATGGCAGCAGAAGATAGCAGCAGTGGCCAAAGTAGCCTACTTGGCATGTTAGTCTCAGCCGTCATCTCGCAGGTAGCAAATACCATCTCAGATAGATCATACGATCTAGCAGTGATGGCAGATGCTTATTTATTTTCAAGAGATTGCCATAACTGCATACTTTATGGACCATATTCGCCGTATTATGGCAAAGATGCACAGCTTCATAAAGATAGATAA
- a CDS encoding DUF4810 domain-containing protein, whose product MASKIKLAGLALFALFLAGCGHSNGPRSLYYWDGSYSSSLYSYLNEEGDTNEQISRLENLVQISIQKGYKIAPGVYAHLGLLYLNNGNLGAANANFDKEVQNFPESREYINFIKGSKNLTPKKVEQRGGK is encoded by the coding sequence ATGGCAAGTAAAATAAAGCTTGCCGGCCTCGCACTTTTTGCACTATTTTTAGCAGGTTGCGGTCATTCAAACGGCCCAAGATCACTTTATTATTGGGACGGATCATATAGTAGCTCGCTATATAGTTATCTAAATGAAGAGGGCGATACAAACGAGCAAATTTCACGCTTAGAAAATTTGGTGCAGATATCAATACAAAAGGGCTATAAGATCGCTCCTGGCGTATATGCACACCTTGGACTTTTATATCTAAATAATGGAAATTTAGGTGCTGCAAATGCAAATTTTGACAAAGAGGTGCAAAATTTCCCAGAGTCAAGGGAATATATAAATTTCATCAAAGGCTCTAAAAATTTAACTCCAAAAAAAGTAGAGCAAAGAGGGGGCAAATAA